One Candidatus Binatia bacterium genomic window, CGAAGGGCTGCTTTTCGCGCGGCTTGGCAACCCACGTCCACGTGGTGACGGTGCCACCGGGTCCGACCTCAACAAGGTCGGCTTCGGTGATGGATTCCGATGTGTCCGGGTCGTACTCGGCTGGCGGTACGATGACCTTCCCACTCGGCGTTCGCGCCCCTTCGAACCGCCGCTCGGCCAATCCTGTGAAGAAGCGCTGAAGGATTGGGCCGAGGGAGCGGCGGAAGGGATATTCCAAGACGTGTTCGGCGCGCAAGGCGCCTTCATTTTGAGCGTCCGACATGATTATTCCCCTGTTTGCGTTGTTGCGGCGGAGGGGAGTTGCCCTCTTCGGATTCGGACCCGGAATATCACCGGAACCCGAGCACTCGCCGTTCCTTCGCTCCTACTACACCTGACGCAGATGACAAATGATCGTTTGTTTGGAATTGGCTTGATCGTCTCGTTCCCGATGCTAGCCCGTCGGCCCGGGGTGGTGTCGGCCTCTCGTCAGCCGAGAGGATCGGGGCCTGGCCGCACTCGAACCAGAATTTTTGCGTAGCGATCCGGTCGACGAGGGTCCCGATGCGGGTTTTTCGTCAACAGTTCGACGCGGCCGTCGGCACAGGCCACCGTTTGGATCGCGATCTTGGCTTCGAGGCGAGCGAGACTGGCGCCGAGACAAAAATGGTTCCCTCGGCCAAACGCCAAATGGCGATTCGGGGCGCGCGTGATATCGAATTTATCCGGGTCGGAGAACTGGGCTGGATCACGGTTTGCGGCCCCCAGCGACAGACGAACGGTCGCATGTTTCGGGATCGTGATGCCCCCAACCCGAACGTCTTCGGTCGTCCATCGGGGTGTCGAGGTTGACTGGTCGGGGTGGTGCCAGCGCAGGATCTCCTCGATAGCACCATCGATTCGTGAGGGATTTTCGCGCAGTTTGGCGAGTTGCTCGGGATGTTGCAGTAGCGCGAGCAGGCCGCTGGAGATCAACCGCTCTGTCGTTGTGCCCGCCGCGGTGAAGATTGTGACGACCGTAGAAATGATCTCGTCTTCCGTAAGTGGAGCGTCCTGAGTCTCGGCACGTACCAATTCGCTGATTAAATCGTCTTGCCAGTGGTTCCGGCGGTCTGCGACCAGCGCGCGGATATATCGAATTTGTTCGGCCAGAGCCCTCCGGCCGCGTTCTTCCTGCTCTGGCGTTCGCCCTGAAAGAAACAGAAGCTCTGCATCTTCGAAAAGCCGCCGGAAAAGAAGACGGTCCTCGATCGGAATGCCGATCATTTCTGCCGCTACGATGATGGGAAGATGGAAGCCGAAGTCTTCGACGAGGCAAAACTCCGCTTGTGGTCCACGCGCTTGCCAAAGTTGGTTGGAAAGCTCGGCGATCCGGTTGCGACGGCTCTCGACTGCAATTCCCGCAAAAGCCAGGTTGATCAGCGACCGCATGCGCGTATGCTCCGGCGGATCTTTCATGTTGAAGGAGCTCTGGACCAGTCTCTTGTTGGCATTGGTCCGCGAGTTGCCCTGAGGAACGCCACGCAGGCGGCTCCAGTCGCTGGAGAAGCGCGGATCGCGGAGAGCGACTTTCACGTCGCTGTAGCGGGTGAGCAACCAGTATCCATGTCGAGTATGGAAGACCGGTTCCTCCTCGCGAATCCGGTGCAGCCAGGGTGCAGGATTCTCCTGATACGCCAGAGAGGTAAGATCCAGGTCGCGGAGATCTTCAGATTGGTTAGACTCGGCCGGTTCCGGCTCCTGAATTCCGGGAATGCGAGGAAATTTTAATACTCGTCCCACACGGCCTCAACAAGACTCTCGGCCGCCGTTAATGCCGCATCGCTGAGGCAGTTCGAAGAAGGAGGCGTCGCAAAAGAGCAGCCCGGGACACTATCGACGTCAGCGCATTTGGCAACGGTGGCATCGATCTTGAGTTGTAGCTGAGCGATTTTTCCGGCCCGCTCGCTGGTGCAGGTCGAGGCATCCTCGCCGTTTTGCATCTTGTCGCCGGCGCACTCCGCAAGTTCCTTCTGGATCGCGGGAATTACCTTGGCGACAGCCTTTGAGATCGACTTGATGCATTTGCGGGCCGCCGCCGTCGAGGTTCCTGACGGCGCGTCGGGAGGGCTCGCATCAAAAGTGGCCTGCAAGACGGCGTTTGTCGTCTCGTTCTGACGGCAGATGAGGCATGCGTTGACCGAGGCCATTCCGGTGAGTGCAATATCGCTGCATCCGCCGCCGCAGGTTGCCGGCATATCCAGCCGTGACGCCGTGACGCCCTTTGCCAGACACAGCAAGTCCTTCTCGCCACCGACGAAGCTGGCGAGCTTGATCGCCGCGCGCTGGATTTTCTGATCGCTCCGGGCCTGCGCACAACGAACGTTGGAGGCTTGTCGTGCAAGACAATTCAGCGATTCCTTGAGTTGCATACGACTGTATATGGAAAACTGCTTCTGGATACTTTGCCGACAGGCAATGCGGTCCTCAAGCGAACTCAGTGTGCGTTGCACGCCGAGCGCGTTGATGGGGATCACGATCGATGGTGTCGCGGGGTCGTCGGAGACAATATTCAACTGCCCCGCACTGGCGACGGTGCCAATCGGGTCGAATACGATTTCGACACTGGTTTGTTCGCCAGGCGCCAGGACAATGGGCAGGGCCGGCCCATTGGCCAGGCTGAGAGTCGCATTGTTCAGGTCCGAAAGGTTCAGGTCGGAGATCGTCAGGTCATCGCTATACCCGAGATTCCAGATGTCGATCACCAGAGCGTCCGTGGTTCCGGCGTCTGTCACAAAACCGGCACTGCTTGGCAGGACTTTGATTTCTGTCGGTGCCCGACATGTGGCCACATTTGGCGTGACGCCGGCGTCGAAATCCAGAGGCTCGCCGCGGGCGTCTTCGAAATTATCACAGCTGAATCCGGGCTGGGTCAGATAGATGCGCAACTCATCATCATTTGTGTAGCCGTCGCCGTCGCTGTCGAGACTGGCGACAAGAGGAAGAGTCTCCTGAATGGACTTGCCGGTATATAGCTGTTGCTGAACCGCATTTCCGAAAGGGTTTCGCGTGCCGGTGCCTTCGTAGTTCACATGGCAGACACTGCAGTGATCGACGTTGCTATCGTCGGGGACCGCGAAAAATGACTTCATCTCAAGAAAATATGTGGGCCTTGCCTCAGCTTGATGCAGGGGTGCGATCAGACTTGCGGTGAGGAGGGCGAGCGCTGCAAGTGATTGCCTCATGAGGCGTCTCCTTCGGGCGAACCGGTCGGATAGGCGGCCGCGGTGAAGTCGTCGATCGACGCCGCCAGATTGCTGGCGATGCAGGCAGCGGCGTCCGTGGCGTTACCGGTAGCCCCGCATCCTGCGAGTCCTGTCCAATCCTTGCAACGGGAGAGACGCTTCTCGGTTTTCACTGCGAGTTTGGCGAGTGCTGCCGCTCGATTGGTCTGGCAGTTCAGGCTGGAGTCGCCAGGCAGTCGTTCGGCCTCGCAACGAGAAATTTCCTTGGCCCAGCCAAGCGCTTCCTTTTCAGCAGATTTTGCCAGCAGCAGCTGACATTTCTGTGCGTCGCGGGAGAGCGTGGTTGTCGGGAATGTCGGCGGGGCCTCGCCATAGGCAGATTCCAGTGCGACGCCGCCATAGGCCTCAGCCAGACATTGCGCACATGTCCCAAGGTCCTCGACGGTGTTGAGGGTGGTCGACCAGGAACACGGCGCGGGGCATACGGCCTGATGTCCGAGAGACTGGCCTGTCAGCCCTTCGCCAGCGCATTTGGAGTCGCGAAGCCCGCCGATGCGACTGGCGATATCCGCGCGAGCCGAGTTCAGTTTTTCGTCCCGGCTTGCCGTATCGCAGCTGAGCCCACGGGCCTCGCGGAGAAGGCAGACGTTCCAGGTTTTCGTCCACGATTTGAGGTATTTGGCCTGCGTTCGGTCGACGTTTTTGACACAGGAGGCTTCAATTTTTTTATCGGCTGTGACCACCGACCGTGCCATGGCGACCGGCTCGGACTTGCCGTGCTCCTCCCAGAGATCGAAGAGAATCGGTCCCGAGGCGTTGGTGGTGTTTTCGTCTTTCAGAAACTCGACGTATTCTTTCGACGAGGTCTGGTAATAGAGAGTGACCTCGGCGCGCTCGGCGCCTGGCACGTCGTAGACGGCGTCGGCCCAATACTCTCCATCCGCGAAGTCGGCACCAACGGGCTCGGCGCCGACCGCTGCGAAGGCAGCCTCGTCATAGCCCCGGGGTGGAATCCGGCGATCCTCGAAAATGGCGTTGCTCAGGACCAGATGGAAACTCTTGCCGGCTTGCTTGCCGACTTCAGCGGCCCAATCTTCGGTCATCCCCATGCGGACCTGAAAGATCTCCAGCTCTGGGTCATGATCGACATCGCCAGGTTCCGCTTCGGCCCCGATCAGAGTCGCTGTTGCGAAGACATAGCGACCGGACTCGAGGACGAGATGATCGTCGGCATCAAAGGCACGCACGTGCAGCCACATCCTCCGGCCTTCGGGATAGCCAGTGGGTAATTTATGCCCCGTTCGGTTGATGATCCGGACCGCGAGCTCGCCGTTTTCCAAATGCGTGCTCAGGTCGGCCGAACGTTGCAAAAAGTCGGTCGCCGCAGCCGCGCTGCGGTCGAGGAGAGCCGCGTCGACTTCATCGCCAAAAATCGGATGGTATGGCAGCACCTTCGGGATGAAGGTGTTGGCGCCCAGGAGGCTGTGCAGGGGCATATCATCGCGAAGCGGTGCATTTTTGGCATCCCGCCCAGTGACGTCGGGCATATGACAATCCTGACAAGTGGTCAGCAGCGGGTTGTTGCCGCCAAACCGAGGGTCGACGACGCCATTGGTTGCGAACTCGCTCAGTTTCCATTCGGTGAAGGTCAGCTGTTCGGGAAAGCCCTCGTCCGGATTGCCCGGCTCGTCGAGCTCGTTGATGACATAATCCCCATTGCTGTCGCGCGTAAACATGGTGTTACGCAGGTCATGGCAGGTGCCGCAGAGGTCCGCGCTTTGATGAAAGGGGGAGATCAGCGTCGAGCGGTTCGGTAAATGAGGATCTCCGCCGTTGTCGGCAACAACATCAAAAGGCCCGCGCATGCGGTCTTTCGGGTCGATCACCATCATCGCATTCGCAAATATCATGACGGGTTCGGTCAAAGCGGCGAGGATCGCCGCATCTTCGGCCGGTGCTCCGGCGACACCGAGGGGGTCGACCATTCGGTGGCAGATATTGCATTGCACGCCTTCGCGGTCCGCGGCCGTCATTTGCGAGCCATCTTCAGGGCTGGAGCGCCCCTGCAGCCAGCCGCCAGGAAGGTGGCACCGCAAACAGGTCTCGCCAGAATGGTCCGCATCCTGATTGGCGACGGCGAGCGCCGCCCAGAAAAGCGGATCACGACCGGATTGTGCCATCATGGAGCCGGCCCAGTTTCGGTAGGGCTCCACCTCGTCCTGATTATAATCCGAGTGACAGTTGGTGCAGGACGACGGATCCGAGATCGGATGGTCGAGCATCAAAGGTTGCGTGCCGGGAGCCAGGAAATCTCGCATCGTGGTGGGATAGGGAGAAGCCTGACTTTGAGGGCTGCTGACCGCGATCAGGGCCAGCACCAGAAAGGAAAGCGAGGCGCACCACAGGGATGCGCCTCGCTGGAAAACGTAGGTTCCTTTTTTCATTGAATTGAGTTCAGGTTTGCGAAAAACCTCAGAACAGTACAGGCCCGTCCACAAAGGAACCACTCACGGAAGGAAAGAGCGGATCGGGATAAGGGCCCGGCTGCGGCACAACGGTTGCCGGATCGATACATTCCGTTCCAAGCGTCGAGGTGTAGGACGGTTGAACGGTAATGTTGTTATTCCAGGCATTGACGTAGGCGGGGTTCGTCTGGCCGCCGAGCGGCAGGATCAAGGCCTGCCCTTCGAGGCCGGAAGGAATACCGCCGTCAGCATCGTAGCCATTGTTGAAGAGATAGTTGTTCCGGAAACAGTTGCCTTCCAATGCCTGTGGGTCGCTGGTTGGATCGAAGCTCCCCGGCGCCACGAATACATTAACGGTCTCCTGGTCAATCATGAGCAGACCGACCGATCTGTTGTCACGAATCTCGTTGAACCGATACTGCGTGAATCGGTCCGAGATGGTCATCATGCCCGTGCCCGGAACCGCGTTGCAGACCGCACCGCCTTCACAATGGTTCGAGATATTATTCTGCGCGATATAGTTGTGGTGGATATCGTGATCGCGCGAAATCTGCAGGCGCGGGCTGGTCAGCTTGAAGATCAGAAGACCGGCCGTATTGTCGTAGGCGATATTATTATGGACGTCGCATCGACCCGAGTTCTCGATTTCGGCGCCGGCCGGATGGTCCCAGGCCTTGTTGAAACGAACTTCGCAATCGACGGTTTGGCCCACATAGATCCCGGCATCCACGGTGCTATTGGCGTCAGTGGTCTCGACCAGCACGTTGGTGCTTTTGACGGGGTAGACAAGGTAGGTCGATTCCCGGTCTCCTTCACCCGTGAGATCGCGCATCACGAGTTGGTCGGCGCCCGAAACGAAGACACCGTTCTCAGCCCAGGCATTGCCTATTTCGCCGAAGGCCAGAGACTGGAAAACGAGATTTTCGAGGGGCAGCTGCGGGGGGGCGGATGTCGCGTTAAAGCCATTCGCTTCCCCAGCTGTCGCGGGCACGAACAAGGGGCGCTGATCCTGAGCCGAACCGCAGCCGACAAATTCAAGGTTGCCGCGATCCAGAAATACGGACTGGGTGTACCTGCCGGAGCGAAGGAGTAATTTGGTTCCATCGGCGGCCGCATCGGCGGCATCCTGCACGCTGTCGGCGTTGCTGAGGACAGTGGCTTTCTCGCCGTAGGCCAGTCCGGCGACATGGGCGCCATAGCCGTAGCTCTCGCCGATTACGCAGGCGCTGAGATCGGCAACGGTCGTCGATCCACTACAGGCCGACATGACTTCGATCAGCCCCGTCGTCTGAACCGGACCGCAGTCCTTCTGGAGTTTTTCTTCGGCTTTGTCGAAAAGCTTCTGGAGCTTTTCCGCCGTCTTGGTTTCGGTCGGAGGCGTATAGGTCCCATTGGCTACAGAGCCAAAGCAGACCTGGCCCAGATCTCCGGCCGTGCCGATTTTGATCTGCTTGCCCATGCAGCGAGAGATGGTTGTGATAGCCCCGGTGGACACTTTGATGCCTTCGCTGGCGACTCGTCGGCTACATTTCTTGAGGTCGGAATCTTCGATGCCAAGTTCGAGCGAGATACCGTGTGTATTGCCCGAGAGCACTTCGCCGATGGTATGAACCTGACCGATCAGGCAGCTGGTCGTCTCGGCGCCACTGCCGCGAAAAGGTGCCGACGCCCATACGTTGTCGAGGGCGCCGTCCGCGACAGCGGCCGTACCGCAGTCCTTGTCGACCAACTCCACAATCTTCAGGTAGGCCTTGTCGAGCCTTTCCTGATCTTTCGCCGTCAGACAATCCTGCGGGGCGACCTTGGAGCTCGCCATACATTTGTTCTGCGCCGTGGTGATTTTCTTGAGATACTTCTTGGATTCCAGAACCAGACGCTTCTGACATTTTTGGGCGTCCTTGGACGGGACCGTCGCGTAGGTAATTTCAGGCGGGTCGACCGTACCATTCCAGGTGAAGGCAGCGGCTGCGGTCTGGGGCAGCGAGACGATACCGATGGCCACGACTGCCAGGGTAAGTTTCGTGGAGAGAGACGGGTGCATGGTGATCCTCCTGTGGGACACGACTTGGTTTGAATTGCGGTTTTTGGTCATGACGAGTGTCATGGGGCGAGAGCATGACTTTCGTCATGTGTATCCCTCCCACACACTTGGCTCCGAGGTCAACGTTTGATTTGCCAATCAGGTCCGAAATTGTGGCGATTTCCATAATTTCTTCAAGACAGAATTGACGCACCGCGTCCTGCAGGGCGCTCTCTGGCGCCAGCCGTCAAATCAAACTAGCGCCGGAGATGACGCGGCGCGCCTTGCGGGTTGGCGAAGAGAATTTCAGGCGGTGCGAAAGGCTTCCCGGAGATTTTGCGAAGCCCGCTCGACGGCCTGTCGGGCTTTGGGGAGCATATCGTGCATGCCGAAGAACCCGTGGATGACGCCGTCGTAGCGCATCAGATCGCAAGGAATGCCGGCCTCGATCAGTTTGTGCGCGAATGCTTCTCCTTCATCGCGGAGCGGATCGAATTCGGCGGTCAGCACCGTGGCTGACGGAAGGTTGGCCAGATTCTGACTGCATATCGGGGTGAAGTAGGGGTTGTTCCGGTCGGCCGGGGATCCCTGATAATGCCCCCAAAACCATCGCATGGCCTCGGCGGTCAGGAAGTAGCCCTCGCGGTTTTCTTCGAATGACGGTGTGGCACAACGGGAGTCGACTGCCGGGTAGATCAATAGCTGGTGCGAGAGCGCCGGTCCTGATTCATCGCGAAGGCGCAAGGCGGTCGCGGCCGCGAGATTTCCACCGGCTGAATCCCCGCTGACGGCCAATCGACTCGGGTCGCCGCCTAACGAGGCCGCATTTGTGGCAGCCCAGCGAGTGGCGGCGCAACAATCATCGAGCGGGGCGGGGAAGGGGTTTTCCGGCGCGAGGCGGTAGTCCACAGAAATCACGATACAGCCGGCGTGATTGGCCAGTCGTCTCGCGGTGCCGTCGTGCGTATCCAGATTACAGAGGACCCATCCCCCGCCGTGGAAAAACATGAGTACGGGTAACGGTCCTTGGCCGTCCGGTGTGTAGATGCGCACGGGAATAGGAGTCTCGGGCCCCGGGATGGTGCGATTTTCAACTTTGGCCACCGGCTCCGGGTTCGCGTTGAGAGCCGAGGTTGCGCCCATGGCCAAACGGGCATTCTCCACGGTCAGCTCTGCCAGATCGGGCGCATCGGGGGGCGACATCACGCTCAAAATTTGTCGCACATCTTCATCGAGAGGCATGGTTGCTCCGGTTTGCCCTTATTCGGCTTCGAGTTTTTGCCAGGCGAGGTCGGTCTGCTCGAGCAGGGCGGCATCCCCGCCTCTTTCTGTCGCAGCCGCGTTCCAGTCCCGGCGTCCGTCGCCGAGGTAGCTCTTATGAAAAAGCAGGAGACGATCATTCACGATTTTCCAGCTGCCGGGCTGGATATCTTCGCGATCATCGTCGTCCAGCACGCCCCACGCGCAATATCCCCCATAGGCGGGAACAAACCGGTCGGGGTTGTTCTGGAAGCGCGTCTGGTTCCGCTGATCAAAAAACCGATAGAGCCCGCCTTCGTGGGTCACGGTGATCGTCGGTTTTCCCATCCGGGGCACGCCATCGAAGTACGAGACCGGGTCGAACCCCTTGATGGCGGTCCCGTCGTCGAGGTTTACCTCCGCCAAGGCGTGCGCGGGGATCAGCAGCGCCAGCATCAGCAGCAGCAGGTTCCTTGTCCAAGAGCAATTAGCCACATCGTTTGACTGTCTCTGAATCGGACTCGTTGCAAGCCCCTCGACAGAAAAGCTCCGTTTTCATTGCGCTTTATCCGTAATATCAACGATTTTACCGGGTGGATCTACGATAGGGGGTAGCAGCTTGCCCTTATCTAGGCATTTCCCTATAAAGGAAAACCCATAGACAATTTGGGACTTCTCGAAAAAGAGAGGCCTGACCTTCAGGTACGTTCCCTCGGGGGAGGGGTACTCGGTCAGGCCGGTTGGAGGACTCATCATGGACGGACTTTCCAAACATGCCCTGGACCATTCTTTCGAATCACTCACCCCTGATATTGCACTACCCGACCAATTTGGAGACCTCTGGGGTCGAGCCAATCGTACGGATCCCGAGCCTCGATTAGCGATCGCTGTTCTGCAGCTCGCCGTCGTCGATTTCTGCAAGTTCGGACGCTCTCTGCGCGAGAGCGAGCAGCGGGTCTATCGCAAGGCACGCAATTGGATTCTGTCTTCCAATCGCGACTGGCCCTACTCATTCGCCAATATTTGCGAAGCGATCGGCGTTTCGCCCGAGAATCTGCGCGAGGCATTGGTGACGGGTTCCCTCGACGATCACAACCGAACCTTGCGGGATGTGGGAAAGTTGTTGGACATCGGGAGGGGCTGAACCCGGCGCCTTCCCAGGCGTGACGCCGTCTGCCAAAACGAGGCCGATGATTGGGCGTCACGCAGTCTGGGTTCTGAACATATTTGTCGTCATGGCAGGCGGGCTGCTTGCCGACCCATCTGCCTGCCTGGCACTCGAGTCCAGGCTGCAGGCGCGGGCTCTGGAGATCTTCGGAGAAGATCAGGGGATTTACTTTGTCTCCGAGGTGGGGTCGCCTCTGGTGGCGATCGAGCCGGACCGCCCGCTGATTCCAGCGTCGCTCAGCAAGATCCCGGCAACCACGGCCATCCTTGGCCGGCTGGACCCCGACCACAGGTTTCGGACCCGTGTGATCTACCGCGGAGGATCGGCAGCCTCGACCGCGACCCGTCCCGGTGACCTGGTGGTCGAGGCCTCGGGTGACCCGTTTCTGGTCTCGGAAAGCCTGCTGTGGATCGGCTCGGAGGTAGCCGCGCGCGGCTACGGGCGTCTCGATGGCTCGCTTGAGGTTCGCGGCCCTCTTTTTCTGAACTGGAAACCGCAGGCGGACCCTCGCGCGACCCGCCGACTCCTGACCCGCAAGCCTTCTGCCGCCCAGCGCGCGGCTACCGAGGCGATCTTTCCCGGCGCGATGCAGCCCGGCCCGCTGGTTGCGTTCGGCGGCCAATCGTTCCCGGATGCCGGCGAGGTGGTCGTGCTCACCTATATCTCGCCACCGCTGCTGCCCATCCTGAAGGAACTCAACGCGTATTCCAATAACGTCTTCCACGACTTTGCCGAGGCCGTAGGAGGCGTCGGCTTCGTGCAGGCCGATGCGCGCCAGCGTTCCCCGGACCTGCCGGCAGGCGAGATCGTGATCGAAAATGGCGCCGGCCTGAGTCGGGAAAATCGTCTCAGTGCCCGGGCTGTCGTGGACCAGATCGAGATCCTGGAAGACGTCCTTGCCGCCCAAGGCGCTCGGCTCCGCGATGTGCTGCCGGTAGCCGGTGTTGACCCCGGCACGCTGGCCGATCGCCTGGGTGGCGCCAGCGCCCGCGGCGCGGTCGTGGGCAAGACCGGCACCCTTCCCTCGGTAGAGGTCTCGGCCCTGGCGGGCGTGGTCTCGACCCGTCGCTTTGGCCGGATCACCTTTGTCATCCTCAACCACGGCCTGCCGGTCGCGGAGGCGCGCCGCAAGCAGGATGCGTTTCTGAACCTTGTTCTGCGCGAGGCCGGCGCTCGCCCGCTTGCCTACGAGCGCCCGGCAGGACGCGCCCTTTCGCTGGGACAAATTCGCTGAGGCAAATTCGCTAAGGCAAATTCGCGGAGGTCGCTCGATCAGGCAGCCGGCGGGCGCGTCCAGAGCAGCAATGCGAGACTTGCCAACGCGTAGGGCAGAAACGAGAGCGGGTAGGCCATTAGCGTGGCCGCGACCAACCCACAGATGGCGACGGCCTCGGCCAGAGACCACGTGATGACGCCGCTTGTCGCGACAACGCCCGAAGGCCCCGCCATCGCCTCGCGTCCCCCGCTGCGGTGATACATGACAAGGGCCAGCGCCCCGAAAACTACCGCGATCAGGGGCATGGATGTGAGCAATGCTTCGGGCGGGTTTTTTGGCCCCTCGGAGGTGCGAAAAAACAAAAACGCGCCGTAGACGACCAGACTTGCCGGGAAGAACCACCAGAGCGTGCTTGCAGGCACCTGCTGGCTGCCTTCGCTTGCGTTATCCGGCATCGAGCCGGCGGCGTCCGTCAAGCCGGTGTCATGAGCGAGAGTGTCAGGATCGCGGGTTTTGGTTTTCGCCCGTTTGGTCTTCCATTTCGCGTACAGGTCGGGAAGGTGCCAGAAATATAAGGCGAAGCCTAGTGACCGCAGAAAAGCGTCGAGAGGGTACTGTTCCCCAAGAGACGTCGCGGCTTCCGCTCCGATGACCA contains:
- a CDS encoding cytochrome P450, which encodes MGRVLKFPRIPGIQEPEPAESNQSEDLRDLDLTSLAYQENPAPWLHRIREEEPVFHTRHGYWLLTRYSDVKVALRDPRFSSDWSRLRGVPQGNSRTNANKRLVQSSFNMKDPPEHTRMRSLINLAFAGIAVESRRNRIAELSNQLWQARGPQAEFCLVEDFGFHLPIIVAAEMIGIPIEDRLLFRRLFEDAELLFLSGRTPEQEERGRRALAEQIRYIRALVADRRNHWQDDLISELVRAETQDAPLTEDEIISTVVTIFTAAGTTTERLISSGLLALLQHPEQLAKLRENPSRIDGAIEEILRWHHPDQSTSTPRWTTEDVRVGGITIPKHATVRLSLGAANRDPAQFSDPDKFDITRAPNRHLAFGRGNHFCLGASLARLEAKIAIQTVACADGRVELLTKNPHRDPRRPDRYAKILVRVRPGPDPLG
- a CDS encoding multiheme c-type cytochrome; translated protein: MKKGTYVFQRGASLWCASLSFLVLALIAVSSPQSQASPYPTTMRDFLAPGTQPLMLDHPISDPSSCTNCHSDYNQDEVEPYRNWAGSMMAQSGRDPLFWAALAVANQDADHSGETCLRCHLPGGWLQGRSSPEDGSQMTAADREGVQCNICHRMVDPLGVAGAPAEDAAILAALTEPVMIFANAMMVIDPKDRMRGPFDVVADNGGDPHLPNRSTLISPFHQSADLCGTCHDLRNTMFTRDSNGDYVINELDEPGNPDEGFPEQLTFTEWKLSEFATNGVVDPRFGGNNPLLTTCQDCHMPDVTGRDAKNAPLRDDMPLHSLLGANTFIPKVLPYHPIFGDEVDAALLDRSAAAATDFLQRSADLSTHLENGELAVRIINRTGHKLPTGYPEGRRMWLHVRAFDADDHLVLESGRYVFATATLIGAEAEPGDVDHDPELEIFQVRMGMTEDWAAEVGKQAGKSFHLVLSNAIFEDRRIPPRGYDEAAFAAVGAEPVGADFADGEYWADAVYDVPGAERAEVTLYYQTSSKEYVEFLKDENTTNASGPILFDLWEEHGKSEPVAMARSVVTADKKIEASCVKNVDRTQAKYLKSWTKTWNVCLLREARGLSCDTASRDEKLNSARADIASRIGGLRDSKCAGEGLTGQSLGHQAVCPAPCSWSTTLNTVEDLGTCAQCLAEAYGGVALESAYGEAPPTFPTTTLSRDAQKCQLLLAKSAEKEALGWAKEISRCEAERLPGDSSLNCQTNRAAALAKLAVKTEKRLSRCKDWTGLAGCGATGNATDAAACIASNLAASIDDFTAAAYPTGSPEGDAS
- a CDS encoding NosD domain-containing protein, producing the protein MHPSLSTKLTLAVVAIGIVSLPQTAAAAFTWNGTVDPPEITYATVPSKDAQKCQKRLVLESKKYLKKITTAQNKCMASSKVAPQDCLTAKDQERLDKAYLKIVELVDKDCGTAAVADGALDNVWASAPFRGSGAETTSCLIGQVHTIGEVLSGNTHGISLELGIEDSDLKKCSRRVASEGIKVSTGAITTISRCMGKQIKIGTAGDLGQVCFGSVANGTYTPPTETKTAEKLQKLFDKAEEKLQKDCGPVQTTGLIEVMSACSGSTTVADLSACVIGESYGYGAHVAGLAYGEKATVLSNADSVQDAADAAADGTKLLLRSGRYTQSVFLDRGNLEFVGCGSAQDQRPLFVPATAGEANGFNATSAPPQLPLENLVFQSLAFGEIGNAWAENGVFVSGADQLVMRDLTGEGDRESTYLVYPVKSTNVLVETTDANSTVDAGIYVGQTVDCEVRFNKAWDHPAGAEIENSGRCDVHNNIAYDNTAGLLIFKLTSPRLQISRDHDIHHNYIAQNNISNHCEGGAVCNAVPGTGMMTISDRFTQYRFNEIRDNRSVGLLMIDQETVNVFVAPGSFDPTSDPQALEGNCFRNNYLFNNGYDADGGIPSGLEGQALILPLGGQTNPAYVNAWNNNITVQPSYTSTLGTECIDPATVVPQPGPYPDPLFPSVSGSFVDGPVLF
- a CDS encoding alpha/beta hydrolase: MPLDEDVRQILSVMSPPDAPDLAELTVENARLAMGATSALNANPEPVAKVENRTIPGPETPIPVRIYTPDGQGPLPVLMFFHGGGWVLCNLDTHDGTARRLANHAGCIVISVDYRLAPENPFPAPLDDCCAATRWAATNAASLGGDPSRLAVSGDSAGGNLAAATALRLRDESGPALSHQLLIYPAVDSRCATPSFEENREGYFLTAEAMRWFWGHYQGSPADRNNPYFTPICSQNLANLPSATVLTAEFDPLRDEGEAFAHKLIEAGIPCDLMRYDGVIHGFFGMHDMLPKARQAVERASQNLREAFRTA
- a CDS encoding YHS domain-containing (seleno)protein, giving the protein MANCSWTRNLLLLMLALLIPAHALAEVNLDDGTAIKGFDPVSYFDGVPRMGKPTITVTHEGGLYRFFDQRNQTRFQNNPDRFVPAYGGYCAWGVLDDDDREDIQPGSWKIVNDRLLLFHKSYLGDGRRDWNAAATERGGDAALLEQTDLAWQKLEAE
- a CDS encoding D-alanyl-D-alanine carboxypeptidase, with protein sequence MIGRHAVWVLNIFVVMAGGLLADPSACLALESRLQARALEIFGEDQGIYFVSEVGSPLVAIEPDRPLIPASLSKIPATTAILGRLDPDHRFRTRVIYRGGSAASTATRPGDLVVEASGDPFLVSESLLWIGSEVAARGYGRLDGSLEVRGPLFLNWKPQADPRATRRLLTRKPSAAQRAATEAIFPGAMQPGPLVAFGGQSFPDAGEVVVLTYISPPLLPILKELNAYSNNVFHDFAEAVGGVGFVQADARQRSPDLPAGEIVIENGAGLSRENRLSARAVVDQIEILEDVLAAQGARLRDVLPVAGVDPGTLADRLGGASARGAVVGKTGTLPSVEVSALAGVVSTRRFGRITFVILNHGLPVAEARRKQDAFLNLVLREAGARPLAYERPAGRALSLGQIR